The genomic stretch TGTATCTTCTGAACTGGCTAAGTGAAGGGTCAATTTTTCTGCGCACTCCAAcctgaatatatatttattaaaatacattatttgATCTTTGCACCGATTCTGTGCAGCAGCTCCTCACACTTCACCCCGATCTGAGCTGCCACAGAAACCCAGCCcataaaatgaaccaatcactgTGGTTTTAACTGCAGACTTCGAGACTGCAAGATCTCACACCTCAACACCCTCTGCTAACTGTGAGCATTGAAATCTTACACACGATCTTAAAGGCCTGAGACGCTTCAAAGCAAACGAAAGGCACCAACAAAAAATAGagacacacgtacacacatttAGTACAGAAATATTACTgcaataaagacaaaaacacacacagtaaaatgcATAATCAAatgcacatttacacacacatacgaaatagacaatagtattgggacacctgctcatttattgatttatctGAAATTAAAAGGTAATATAAAGAGTGTATACCCTATtttccaccccacctcatccccaactcccaaactcatcccaaaaggttTGGATTGAGCACCAGTGagcctcattccagagaacacagtccttccactgctctatagctcaatgctggggggctttatacccctctagccaacacctggcatttggcatggtgccagtaggttgaTGTTGGCagatatgtgtcagcaatggcatCAACTTAAAGAagataaatgcattaattagaagggatgtccacaaacatttggacaaatagtgtatcTATAAGTTAAGTAAACACTAATCGTCACTAACAGGTCACTAATCTTTAATGtttactaatataatataaatatcacTGGCAGGGTCGAGGAACAAGCACATTCATATTTACTATTCATTTAAATATGGTTAATATAGACTATAAATACCCAAATTCTGATtagatataaaaaatatatagaaactaAACCAAAATCTATCAGCATTGTGCTTTTGTACCTCTTTATTAGACAGCACTGAAACTCTATACAGTACTTTTACAGTACAGGGTGTGTTTGTATGCCTGATGTGAGACAGAAATAGCTGAGCATCCTGTGGAAACTTATGAGGGATGGGTCGTTTTTCTCAGAAGCCTGATCAGGGTGGTCAGAGAGGTCTGCAGAGATAAAGCAAGAACACTTTAGTGATGCAGGGGTAAAAGATCAAGGCGTGTAGCGCTCAGAGCTGTGGAAACCACCAACAGCCCAAACACCACCACAGGCAGAGACGTTCACAGACACGTCAAAGCAAGAAACatcacacatgcatgcacgcacgcacgcacacacacacacacacacacacacacacacacttattgtatatttaaattaattatctCATGATaatgactaaaaaaaaactttgttagatgatgatttttgtttgttttctctcaAGTTCTGTTTGCTTGTGTTGcgttgggggaggggggagagagagagagagagagactaagagagatgATGCTAATAATGCTCATAATGGTGGAGGAGGAGCCGCAGTAGGCTAACCCTGACCACACAGTCATCTTTAACATCCTGCAACTGCATATGCATCAAAGAAAGTCTAGTATTATAGTATCtattatagtctattataaagTCATGGCAGTTGATGTAGTCTATATTTTCATGCTTATTCATATTTATGGCAGGAATAAATAAGcacaaatgtatttatactCTTTGATCCATTTGATCTCACTACAACTACAAACTACAAACTACAAACTTTATTCTAAAGTCTGCAAACCAAACTAGTCAGTGCCAGTACCTTTCTGCTTCCCAATGGCATGTCCAACGCATGCTGAAGCATCATTTGTGGCTGCCCTTAGTGGTGTTTTAATCTGTGCTTGCATCCAGCTGGGCCTGTATTTGACCTTAACCTTGACCTTCTCATCATAAGTAATAAAAGAGCACAGTACTGGAGTTAGATGGCATGAAAATGTCAGAATCAGCACTTTCTGCAATGCCAGTCCCATATGCAGCATAGACAGACTCCTCTTTGGCACCTGGCAAATCAAGGAGATGCAGCTAGTCAATTCACTGAGCCATATATTTTCTCTCAGTCAATATTGTGTATGGCTAACAGATAGTCAAGGAGGCAGGGAAGTTGAAAGCTCACAAGAGTTTAACATAGCCTAGTGGATTAAACTGACTGGTCAAAACTCTTGGCACATTGTGTTCCACTGTATTTGTACACTGTTCTGTACATTATTTTCATAAAAAAGCTGATGGGAAGTTGGTTGCTTGGCCAGTTTTGTATCCCCAACAATCCATAAGCAGGGCTCATTATTCTAATGTCTGGCTCTATAATTATGGTGCAGTGGAGGTTCATATCTATGAGCATAATAAACATTATGACATCAGAGATGACTTTATCTTATAAGAGACATAAGCAGCCACTAAGGCCCCCCCTGGACACTAGGGGACCCCCTAAAAATGTTTAAGTTACTATTGTACCATTGTTTGACCTCTTGAACCACAGGTTTATTACTGTGTTATTAATTCTAAAACAGAAACTACCACGAGTGTTTGGTAAACATTTAGTATTATTTTTGGAGTCCcaaaggttctattttagggcctacaAAGTTGTGTATGTTATCAGAGTGAAGTAGCTATAAGGGTGTAAACTTCTGTACAGATGATTAATTCTAGGAAAGAGTGACTGGTTAACCTAAACCACTGATCTACAAAACATCAGCACAGTCATTTCTTCAGATCACCAATTTTGCCATCTCTTTGTAGCCAGTCAGAGTGTTAAATACACCGCCAAGCCCACCCCGCCATGCTCAGGGTCCCTGAAAGGCTCGAGTTGGCCCTGTAATATAGTAGCCTGTGTACCAGGTCTAATTCATCAGagcaaaaatgaaacaaaaaaaaaagcaaaagagaTAGTAGATTCCTCCTCTTGTTGGTAACTCTCCAGATGCAGGTGCTAAAGGTTGGTAAGTAATATGTCTGACCTTTCGAACATGCTGCTTTTGAGTGGCTAAGGTCATGTATGAAAATACTACAGCGTTAAAGAGCATAGCTGAGAAACACCACCGCAGCTTTATGAATAGAACTTTATCACTGTGTTGTAGCACTGATACTGCAGAGTGCTATGAGTCTAGACCTTAAACCTCTTAAAACCCTAAACTTGAAATAGGATGTGTTAAATAAGCGGTTAGTAACAACTTCTATATTAATAAGAGTGAAAAACTCAACAGACAGACGCCGAGGTCGAGAGGTTAACTTATTCTGTAGCTTACTCTGGGTGTCAAAGAATGTGTTTCTTtactcaaatacacacatacacacacatacacacacatacacacacagctagaaTCCAATGTTGATCCTGTAACCATTAAATGTGTACAgcgtctatatatatatatatatatatatatatatatatatatatatatatatatatatatatatatatataatatcatctACCCTAAAAAGGTTCCAGCAGCAAAAGAACACAGTAGCACCACAGATCCACCACAAGCTCCACAGCACACACTAAAGACCAGCTTAACTCTGCTGTCAGGCTCATTTGACATAAAATCAGCTTACTGCTATGTCTCACTCACTCAGAATCTATACACATGTTCAtctactatacatacactactgCACAagctatttaaataattaataaaatgtacagATGTCTTTCTATTGACATATAGGCATCTATTATTGGCATCTATGTTGGTATATCTGTTATATTTAGATGTTTATCAAGTGTTTGAAAAGTAATATTTAACATGTCATTGGGGCTTTGAGCGACTCAGCGGCCTAAGGTACTGCcactgcagtggctcagcagtctcaAGCACTGCCACTATAACCCAGTGGTTGCGACTTTGAATTCTGAGGGCTGAGGTATCaatttttaatattatcctttttattttaaataaagtgCCCCTATTCTCTAATTTCACTGACTTCTGTGTATATTAAAAGTCTTCACACTTTGCTTTTGCAAGATGGACAGGGGGCTTCTGATGGCGACATAGAGAAGAGCAcaggaggagagaaaaaagcaaaacacCCTGTGACTTTCCCCAGCCAATGAGGTCAATCTCAAGAGCCCTAATCTAATACAGTGTGCAGTGGTTCTACCAACGGCTTTCTTTTAATAAACACTGCTTATTTTAAGGTGATGGCTTCCACGTGggttctctttctctttctccacctAATATGTAAGttcatgtattatttataagcATTTCTGCTTCTCAGCTGTCCCtcgttttggttttttttttaaatgcactggTGAATACTGGTCTTCTACTGTGTACTAACTGATTTAGGCCTgacttcatctcattttatAGATCCTGTTGAAGCTATGGATCTCTATGAGACATCTTTTGTCTCAGTTAGGTCTGGGGCAGACGCAACGCTTCACTGCAGACTTGCAGAAAGGCTCAGTTACAGTGCTGAGGTTTGGTACAAGCAGAGAGTGGGGCAGGAACCGAAAGAAGTGGCGATAAGGTTAAAAAACAAGAAACCTATGAATTTGGGTTATGACAGGTTGATTATGGTTGGAGCTTCTCTGACTATTAAAAATACtgttgaagatgatgaagcTATCTACTTCTGTGGAGGCAGTGATGGGAAAACTATAGTGTTTTCATATGGCACGTTCTTAGCAGTCACAGGTAATCGGATTACCATTTCTCAGCTTTCATAAAGTGtggaaatgtgtttatttttaacaaGATACATTTACAATATGGTTATTCTTGCTCTCATGCGAAAAAGGCCAGTGATATAACCttcataactttcaatggaagtcactgTAACAAGATATCAGTCCAAGTCATTTCTATTTCTTCTAGACCATTGGTCCaaactttgacacaatgtaaagaacaactgccagattcaaattatgtcaatgACTGTGATGATATGAAATATACACAGTTGCTCAGTCATATAGCACCTAAAATTATGTTTGACTCAAATTATTACAGTAAGACTTAATTTAGCCCTCATGTTATGTTCAGCAGTAAGAAACATCAGTATGTTCCTGGGTAAAATTGACCCAGTGCACATTTAGCCTTCTGAAAGTAGTTAAAAATCATAACTTAAAATCATAATTGATGTCAAACTAATCCATATTCAGTCCCCCGTCCCGTTACAGTTCCTaatttactaataataattcacTTGTTTTTCAATTAAAGATAATTTTCAATTATTTTTTGTAGATAATCTGTTCCAAGTCAAATCACCCTGCAACATAACAGAACACTAAGCATTTCACTGTGTAAATGATGATGATCAATACTCATTACTGGCTAATGTGTTTTTGTTGAAGCCAAGATGTAACTTTAAGCTTCTTAGAGCGGTTTAATATCTCCACCAGGTCGCCTTCAGTTCAGCATCTCAGTGCAGCAAACTCCAGCATCAGGGTCGGTTCTTTCAGGACAACCAGTGACTCTGCAGTGCACAGTCCATTCAGATATCCGAGCAGCAGATGTCCGAGTGCTCTGGTTCAGATCTGCTGCAGGACAATCCATTCCTGAAATCATCTACACTGatcacaacagcagcagccatCAGCGTGAAATCAGCTCCTCTCCACACAGCTATGTGTACAACTTCTCCAGGAACATCCTCAACAATGCCAGCAATGCTGGGACTTACTACTGCGTCGCAATGACTAGTGGGGAGATCGTTTTTAGCAATGGAACAACAGTAGACTTCAGTAAGACTCTTTTGTATACATAGATTATGTAAGATGTAAATCTAGCCTATATGAATATGATTATTGcaatacatatttaatgttttagatagtgtaaagtgtaaatcAAATCATTGATGAAAGATCATTTAACAAGTTACATTAAGGGTACATAGGTTTTATTGGTGAAATTTTGATACATAACATCTTGTAGGGCAAGAAGGAATATTAATAAGTGGTGTTTTTAATTTTTCTATGTGTTTATACATCATATAGAGGGACCTGAGGATCCCACTTTATTCAATCTGGAAGTGACTTTTGGTGTTTCTGTGATTTGGATCTTTGCTCAAGCTATTTTTATCTATAAGAAGATACAGTGTAAACACTGCAGTGGTGAGTGTTCACTATGATTGTGAGGATAAATAATGAtctattatacattatttttatattcagtTTTTCTTTGGAATGAATGGTTTAACAGTTGAAGTCTTTCCATTTTATTcatataatcaaataaaaaaaaatgtatcagTTTAAAGACTATTGGCAATAGTAACAGTCTGACACAACAAGGGTAAAATgtcatatattatatttataacctaaatttaataataatgatcttATAATAAATATCTTTTTCTACCAATATAGGACTACTGTTTACATTGTCAGAGAGCCCAACCAGACAGGTACTAAGTGTGTCATCTTATGCTTTAGATATGCTGTGATACTTTTGTAATATTGGCTGAAATTTCATTTGTAGGCCTCATATCACATGCATAAGCATAAAATACATGTTTATGAAGCAGTACTAGCAGTGTTTATAagcagtgtgtgtctgtattcacaatatacacaatacaaaatgttcaataaaataaataaaatattttgataTTAGGAGCTTATATCGACATTTTAAGACAAAGAGATCAATAGAAATGTCCCTAAACGACAATAAATTGCAataaattgtaaatattttCAGCATTAATATTCTTTACATTACTGTCCCCAAAAATTCATAAACACTGAAGCATTGCTTTATAAATATGTTATACCATGCTTATGCATGTGCTATTAGGTCCTTCTGTAAGTAGACCTACATTCTTGTATACTTCTAACTTGCTATGCTTGTTCTCATGTTCTCACAGGGCCACAGCATTTCCACTAGACTGAGAATGAAGAGAGGACAGTCTGCTGTGTACTCTGAAGTGAAATACTTCACAGAGACTGACCACTATCAAACTCACTAGCTCTGTTCTGTTGCATTAGTGAAGTTTCAATGTTCAGTGTACTGCTCCTGTTGACCTTTGTACTCTTTACCTCTTCATTTCCAAATTTAACTTTCCACTGGTTTCCACTGGTTTAGATTTATCTGTAAAGCTTCACCCTATATTTAGGACAACATCGTGCTAATAGGTGTTAAAAAAGGGTAGCTGAAAGAATGAAGTTTCAGTTCTCTGAGGGAGTGATGTGAGAACACTCTGCTCACTACAATCCTTCACACATGGTAAACAAACAGAGATCAGACTGATGGTGCTTGATAAGATGCAACGTTAATGGAAATTTAGTTCTTTCTGCCTTAAACTGTCTGAAAAGTAATTTTCACTGCTTGTACTGTTGATTAAATGTTAATTAAACATGACTCCTGAAGATTTAACTCGTAGCTTTTAGTTCGTCTGCAGATATTTCAGAATTTCAGAAACATTTTTGATACTGTTCCTAAATAAATGTCTTAAACAAATGAAAGTGTATCTATTTGTGGCCTGAATTCTCCTATATTCTGCAATTATggttattatttatgtttattatgtatgtatgtttatcaTGTATGCTAATTATATGGTTC from Salminus brasiliensis chromosome 19, fSalBra1.hap2, whole genome shotgun sequence encodes the following:
- the LOC140541348 gene encoding uncharacterized protein, which produces MNLGYDRLIMVGASLTIKNTVEDDEAIYFCGGSDGKTIVFSYGTFLAVTGRLQFSISVQQTPASGSVLSGQPVTLQCTVHSDIRAADVRVLWFRSAAGQSIPEIIYTDHNSSSHQREISSSPHSYVYNFSRNILNNASNAGTYYCVAMTSGEIVFSNGTTVDFKGPEDPTLFNLEVTFGVSVIWIFAQAIFIYKKIQCKHCSGLLFTLSESPTRQGHSISTRLRMKRGQSAVYSEVKYFTETDHYQTH